In one window of Bizionia sp. M204 DNA:
- the ccoN gene encoding cytochrome-c oxidase, cbb3-type subunit I, giving the protein MEVQQFYYDNKVVKNFLYATMFWGVVGMLVGLLLAFMFLFPNLTDGISWLSFGRLRPLHTNAVIFAFVGNAIFAGVYYSTQRLLKARMYSDVLSKINFWGWQLIIVGAAITLPLGFSTSKEYAELEWPFDIAIAVVWVVFGANLIGTMIKRRQRHLYVAIWFYIATFVTVAVLHIFNSLEVPVSAFKSYSVYAGVQDALVQWWYGHNAVAFFLTTPFLGLMYYFVPKAANRPVYSYRLSIIHFWSLIFIYIWAGPHHLLYTALPEWAQNLGVAFSVMLLMPSWGGMINGLLTLRGAWDKVRTDPVLKFMVVAITGYGMATFEGPMLSLKNVNAIGHFTDWIIAHVHVGALAWNGFLAFGMIYWLIPRLFKTKLHSIGLANFHFWIGTLGIIMYALPLYVAGFTQASMWKQFNPDGTLVYGNFLETVTEIMPMYWMRAIGGTLYLTGMLVLVYNVIITAKNGSKVTDELAEAPALQNVSKSRVGGEGWHSWLERKPVRLTIYATIAILIGGIVQIVPTIMVKSNIPTISSVKPYTPLELEGRDIYIREGCVGCHSQMVRPFRSEVERYGDYSKAGEFVYDHPFLWGSKRTGPDLHRIGGKYSDNWHFNHFYDPQSTSSGSIMPSYKWFITNKLDKSITETKMEAMVTLGVPYTEEDIANAQQNMLEQGTKIEQNLYADPDFAATYEAEKAAGGEDFVEMRNREIVAVIAYMQRLGTDINVTDLEE; this is encoded by the coding sequence ATGGAAGTACAACAATTCTATTACGACAACAAGGTCGTTAAAAATTTCCTCTATGCCACCATGTTTTGGGGAGTTGTAGGTATGCTTGTAGGCTTACTTTTAGCATTTATGTTTTTATTTCCCAACTTAACCGATGGAATTTCGTGGTTAAGTTTTGGTAGATTAAGACCGTTACACACCAATGCAGTAATTTTCGCTTTTGTTGGTAATGCCATTTTTGCTGGTGTTTACTACTCAACACAACGACTTTTAAAAGCGAGAATGTATAGCGATGTTTTAAGTAAAATTAACTTTTGGGGTTGGCAACTTATTATTGTTGGTGCGGCCATAACATTACCATTAGGCTTTTCAACATCTAAAGAATATGCCGAGCTTGAATGGCCCTTTGATATTGCCATTGCTGTAGTTTGGGTTGTGTTTGGTGCCAATTTAATTGGAACTATGATTAAGCGTAGACAACGACATTTATATGTTGCTATTTGGTTTTATATAGCGACGTTTGTAACAGTTGCCGTACTTCATATTTTTAACAGTTTAGAAGTGCCTGTTAGTGCTTTTAAAAGTTACTCTGTATACGCAGGTGTTCAGGATGCATTGGTGCAATGGTGGTATGGACATAATGCTGTAGCATTTTTCTTGACAACACCATTTTTAGGTTTAATGTATTATTTTGTTCCTAAAGCGGCTAACAGACCTGTATACTCTTATCGTTTGTCCATTATTCATTTCTGGTCATTAATTTTTATATATATCTGGGCTGGACCCCACCACTTATTATACACAGCACTTCCAGAATGGGCACAAAATTTAGGTGTGGCGTTTTCTGTTATGTTATTAATGCCATCTTGGGGTGGAATGATTAACGGACTATTAACGCTTCGTGGTGCTTGGGACAAAGTACGTACAGATCCTGTTTTAAAATTTATGGTAGTGGCTATTACGGGTTACGGTATGGCAACTTTTGAAGGCCCCATGCTGTCTTTAAAAAATGTAAACGCCATTGGCCATTTTACCGACTGGATTATTGCGCACGTTCACGTAGGCGCATTAGCTTGGAACGGATTCTTGGCTTTCGGTATGATTTATTGGTTAATACCTCGCTTATTTAAAACAAAATTACACTCCATTGGTTTAGCTAATTTCCATTTCTGGATTGGTACTTTAGGTATCATTATGTATGCCTTACCATTATATGTTGCTGGATTTACACAAGCAAGTATGTGGAAGCAATTTAACCCAGATGGGACTTTAGTTTATGGTAACTTTTTAGAAACCGTTACTGAAATAATGCCTATGTATTGGATGCGTGCCATTGGAGGTACACTTTACCTAACAGGTATGTTAGTATTAGTCTATAACGTTATTATTACTGCTAAAAATGGTAGTAAAGTTACAGATGAATTAGCTGAAGCTCCAGCTTTGCAAAATGTTTCTAAAAGCCGTGTGGGTGGCGAAGGATGGCACTCTTGGTTAGAAAGAAAACCAGTTAGATTAACAATTTATGCAACCATTGCTATATTAATTGGTGGTATTGTCCAAATAGTACCGACCATTATGGTTAAATCCAATATACCTACAATTAGTAGCGTGAAACCATATACTCCTTTGGAATTAGAAGGTCGTGATATATACATCCGTGAAGGTTGTGTAGGTTGTCACTCTCAAATGGTAAGACCATTTAGAAGTGAAGTAGAACGCTATGGTGACTACTCCAAAGCTGGAGAGTTTGTTTATGACCACCCATTCCTATGGGGAAGTAAGCGTACAGGTCCAGATTTACATCGAATAGGTGGAAAATATTCAGACAATTGGCATTTTAATCACTTCTATGATCCGCAAAGCACCTCTTCCGGTTCTATTATGCCATCATACAAATGGTTTATTACCAATAAATTAGACAAGTCCATTACAGAAACTAAAATGGAAGCCATGGTTACTTTAGGTGTACCATATACAGAAGAGGACATTGCCAACGCACAACAAAACATGTTGGAGCAAGGAACAAAAATTGAACAGAATTTATATGCTGATCCTGATTTCGCAGCCACGTATGAGGCTGAAAAAGCTGCAGGTGGCGAAGATTTTGTTGAAATGCGTAATCGTGAAATTGTAGCCGTAATTGCATACATGCAACGATTAGGAACAGATATTAATGTAACTGATTTAGAAGAATAA
- a CDS encoding TonB-dependent receptor → MKKYIIYGIGFLFSAFMYAQEVETTVEKDTTQLQEVILIGQRKLSNYRQEKTLSSVDDYLEKSNKITMIKRGNYAWEPTMNNMTSERLNVTIDGMQIFGACTDKMDPITSYVDVSNLEKVNIGSGQEGTENGHVIGGGIDLQLPQSKYYDFGFKGSADLGYETNGNYRTAGLDLEYSGNKFYINADGIYRKSDNYDAGNNQEVLYSQFEKYNVSVQSGYKLNEKHTIDANLIYDKATDVGYPALPMDVSLAEALITSLTHTYKNDSTLVKSWESKLYYNTITHIMDDSKRPDVPIRMDMPGWSDTYGFYSKVGFKENKHDLLINLNGFYNRSVAEMTMYPNDPNQPAMFMYTWPDIRTLYSGVFAKDAITLSDKSTLTASARFSFHNNTIAEQVGLESLQIFYPDLTDSKNRFLMSISADYKLKTKTYDASFGLGYGERAPSVSEGYGFFLFNSFDNNDYIGNPTLNNEKAMEVNAKANYYKKRFQVGVEASYFYIMDYIIGEIDPSLSAMTIGADGVRVYNALSYASIFDVFINASYDFTDKLSANATLGYNYGSGSNGENLPLIKPFSYVAEIAYNLTTFNVALQLEGNGNQSRYSSYYGEDNTSAYAVLNLNLGNILYVKNNKMIFKYGVENILDANYSTYADWNNIPRQGRNFYANVSYVF, encoded by the coding sequence ATGAAAAAGTATATTATATACGGCATAGGTTTCTTGTTTAGTGCTTTTATGTATGCACAAGAAGTAGAAACTACCGTAGAAAAGGATACCACGCAACTCCAAGAGGTTATTTTGATTGGACAGCGCAAATTAAGTAATTATCGACAAGAGAAAACGTTGTCCAGTGTGGATGATTATTTAGAGAAATCGAATAAAATTACCATGATTAAACGTGGAAATTATGCCTGGGAGCCTACCATGAACAACATGACTAGCGAACGTTTGAACGTTACTATTGATGGGATGCAAATTTTTGGTGCCTGTACAGATAAAATGGACCCAATAACATCCTACGTTGATGTGTCTAATTTAGAAAAAGTAAACATAGGATCTGGGCAAGAAGGAACAGAAAATGGTCATGTTATTGGTGGTGGCATCGACTTACAGTTACCGCAATCTAAATATTATGATTTTGGTTTTAAAGGTAGTGCGGATTTAGGCTATGAAACCAACGGAAATTACCGAACAGCTGGTTTAGATTTAGAGTACTCAGGAAATAAATTTTATATTAATGCAGATGGTATTTATCGAAAATCTGATAATTATGATGCCGGAAATAATCAAGAAGTTTTGTACTCGCAATTTGAAAAATACAATGTTTCGGTTCAAAGTGGTTATAAATTAAATGAAAAGCATACTATAGATGCTAATCTTATTTACGATAAAGCAACAGATGTTGGGTATCCAGCATTACCTATGGATGTGTCTTTAGCCGAAGCTTTAATTACTTCTTTAACGCACACGTATAAAAATGATTCCACGTTGGTGAAATCTTGGGAATCTAAACTATATTATAATACCATAACGCATATTATGGACGATTCCAAACGTCCAGATGTTCCAATTAGAATGGATATGCCAGGCTGGAGTGACACCTATGGGTTTTACAGTAAAGTAGGATTTAAAGAAAATAAACACGATTTATTAATCAATTTAAACGGGTTTTATAATCGTTCTGTTGCCGAAATGACCATGTATCCAAATGACCCCAATCAACCAGCTATGTTTATGTACACGTGGCCCGATATTAGAACGTTATATTCAGGAGTTTTTGCCAAAGATGCTATTACATTAAGTGATAAATCAACATTGACAGCTTCCGCTAGATTTAGTTTTCATAATAATACCATTGCAGAGCAAGTAGGATTAGAAAGTTTACAAATTTTCTATCCAGATTTAACGGATAGTAAAAATCGGTTTTTAATGAGTATTTCTGCTGATTATAAGCTAAAAACTAAAACCTACGATGCTAGTTTTGGTCTTGGCTATGGTGAACGCGCACCTTCGGTTAGCGAAGGTTATGGTTTTTTCCTCTTTAACAGCTTTGACAATAATGATTATATAGGAAATCCAACATTAAATAATGAAAAGGCTATGGAAGTTAATGCCAAAGCAAACTATTATAAAAAACGCTTTCAAGTAGGTGTCGAGGCATCTTATTTCTACATTATGGATTACATTATTGGTGAAATAGATCCAAGCTTAAGTGCTATGACTATTGGTGCAGATGGTGTACGCGTTTATAATGCGTTATCTTATGCGTCTATCTTTGATGTATTTATAAATGCTAGTTATGATTTTACCGATAAACTATCGGCAAATGCAACTTTAGGCTACAATTATGGATCAGGAAGTAATGGTGAGAATTTACCACTTATCAAACCTTTCTCATATGTAGCGGAAATAGCCTATAATCTTACAACGTTTAATGTAGCCTTACAGTTGGAAGGAAATGGTAATCAAAGTCGTTATAGTAGCTATTATGGAGAGGACAATACATCAGCTTATGCTGTTTTAAACCTTAATTTGGGTAATATTTTATATGTGAAGAATAATAAAATGATTTTCAAGTATGGCGTAGAAAACATATTAGATGCTAATTATTCAACTTATGCAGACTGGAATAATATTCCGCGTCAAGGTCGAAATTTCTATGCAAATGTGTCGTATGTGTTTTAA
- a CDS encoding cbb3-type cytochrome c oxidase N-terminal domain-containing protein yields MRQSIPAWIRIPIIFFLIAGLAEFFIESGSQPAFIEQPLVMLFLIFVLILLIGIEAIVSSMGNILYQSLDEAAKARYDAKKESTSKFVIWFKKLYTKSLDSKPMEEEHDIILDHNYDGIRELDNNLPPWWIYSFYASIVFAAVYLVRYHVFDGENQYDELNSEYAQAAIDIEEYKRTAKNLVDANTVEVLTGAADLSAGQALYEVNCVACHMADGGGGIGPNLTDEHWILGGGIKNVFKTVAEGGRAGKGMIAWKQSLSPLEMAQVSSYVLTFQGTTAANPKEAEGDIWEDDAAE; encoded by the coding sequence ATGAGACAATCAATTCCAGCTTGGATAAGGATACCTATTATATTTTTCTTAATTGCTGGACTAGCAGAATTCTTTATAGAATCTGGTAGCCAACCAGCCTTTATTGAACAACCACTAGTTATGCTATTTTTAATATTTGTATTAATATTATTAATAGGGATTGAAGCTATTGTGAGCTCAATGGGTAATATTTTATACCAGAGTTTAGACGAAGCGGCAAAAGCACGATATGATGCTAAAAAAGAAAGTACATCTAAATTTGTTATATGGTTTAAAAAACTATACACCAAATCACTGGATTCCAAACCAATGGAAGAGGAACATGACATTATATTAGATCATAATTATGATGGCATTAGAGAGTTGGATAACAACTTACCGCCTTGGTGGATTTATAGTTTTTATGCTTCTATTGTATTTGCAGCGGTCTATTTAGTGAGATATCATGTTTTTGATGGTGAAAACCAATACGATGAATTGAATTCTGAATATGCCCAAGCAGCTATTGATATTGAAGAATATAAACGAACCGCAAAAAATTTAGTCGATGCTAATACAGTAGAAGTCTTAACAGGTGCAGCCGATTTAAGCGCTGGACAAGCCCTATATGAAGTTAACTGTGTGGCCTGCCACATGGCTGATGGTGGTGGTGGTATTGGACCAAACCTGACTGATGAACACTGGATTTTAGGCGGCGGTATTAAAAATGTATTTAAAACGGTTGCAGAAGGTGGTCGAGCCGGAAAAGGAATGATTGCATGGAAGCAGAGTTTATCTCCTCTTGAAATGGCACAAGTATCAAGTTATGTGTTAACATTTCAAGGTACAACAGCAGCTAACCCAAAAGAAGCTGAAGGGGATATTTGGGAAGACGATGCAGCAGAATAA
- a CDS encoding cytochrome C oxidase subunit IV has product MLKFVKNHMDSMEGIEIYPIISLLIFFIFFVVLFWWVVTAKKDYIETVSNIPLDNNQNHEEL; this is encoded by the coding sequence ATGTTAAAGTTTGTAAAAAATCACATGGACAGTATGGAGGGAATCGAGATTTACCCGATTATCTCTTTGCTAATATTTTTCATCTTTTTTGTAGTCTTATTTTGGTGGGTTGTAACCGCAAAAAAAGATTACATAGAAACTGTCAGCAATATACCATTAGATAACAACCAAAACCACGAAGAACTATGA
- the ccoG gene encoding cytochrome c oxidase accessory protein CcoG, with product MESPENESFRDTIGTLDDQGKRAWVYPKKPSGRYYEWRKIVSYALLAILFAAPFIKINGNQFLLFNILERRFNIFGFPFWPQDFYLFVISMLIGVIFIALFTVGFGRIFCGWICPQTIFMEMVFRRIEYWIDGDRNKQRKLDKQPWNAEKIKKRLLKWFIFLIISFLIANIFLAYLIGSDKLLRYIADGPSEHLGTLFPLLIFTAVFYFVFAWFREQVCIIACPYGRLQGVLLDNKSIVVAYDHKRGEAENGRKKFRKNEDREALGYGDCIDCLQCVHVCPTGIDIRNGTQLECVNCTACIDECDHIMESINLPKGLIRYASEDEIEKKEKFKLTPRLKGYIAVLTILVGLLSGMLLLRNEVEANILRLPGQLYEHKEGTIISNVFTYKLVNKTTREIENIHFKLRKFEGTIKVVSNSDTFNVPPQGLVQGTLFIEIDQKDLSGDKNRLMIEVYSNDDLIETETVNFLGPRSYN from the coding sequence GTGGAAAGCCCAGAAAACGAATCGTTTAGAGATACTATTGGCACATTAGATGACCAAGGTAAACGCGCATGGGTTTATCCAAAAAAACCTAGTGGTCGGTATTACGAATGGCGTAAAATAGTAAGTTATGCTTTGTTGGCCATTCTATTTGCTGCTCCTTTTATAAAAATAAATGGAAATCAGTTTTTATTGTTTAACATTTTAGAACGCCGTTTTAATATTTTTGGATTTCCTTTTTGGCCACAGGATTTCTACCTATTTGTAATATCTATGTTAATAGGTGTTATTTTTATTGCCCTATTTACCGTAGGTTTTGGTCGTATTTTTTGTGGATGGATTTGTCCACAAACCATTTTTATGGAAATGGTTTTCCGTAGAATTGAATATTGGATAGATGGCGATAGAAACAAACAACGCAAATTAGATAAACAGCCTTGGAATGCTGAAAAAATAAAAAAACGCTTACTTAAGTGGTTCATATTTTTAATTATTTCATTTTTAATTGCAAACATATTTTTAGCTTATTTAATAGGTAGTGATAAGCTTTTAAGATATATAGCAGACGGACCATCCGAACATTTAGGAACCTTATTTCCATTATTAATTTTTACAGCTGTTTTCTATTTTGTTTTTGCCTGGTTCAGAGAACAAGTTTGTATTATTGCTTGTCCTTACGGTCGCCTGCAAGGTGTGTTGCTAGATAATAAATCCATAGTTGTTGCTTATGACCATAAACGTGGTGAAGCTGAAAATGGTAGAAAGAAATTCCGAAAAAATGAAGATCGTGAAGCATTAGGTTATGGTGATTGTATTGATTGTTTACAATGTGTGCATGTCTGCCCAACGGGTATCGATATTAGAAACGGTACACAGCTAGAGTGCGTTAACTGTACAGCATGTATTGATGAATGCGATCATATTATGGAAAGTATTAACCTTCCTAAAGGTTTAATTCGCTATGCTAGTGAAGATGAAATTGAGAAAAAAGAAAAATTTAAATTAACACCAAGATTAAAAGGTTATATAGCTGTTTTAACAATTCTAGTTGGACTTTTGTCTGGTATGCTATTGCTGCGTAACGAAGTTGAAGCCAATATATTACGACTTCCAGGTCAATTATATGAACATAAAGAAGGCACTATTATTAGTAATGTTTTCACTTATAAGCTAGTAAATAAAACAACGAGAGAAATTGAAAATATTCACTTTAAATTAAGAAAATTTGAAGGCACGATTAAAGTTGTCTCTAATTCGGATACCTTTAATGTTCCACCTCAAGGTTTAGTGCAAGGAACTTTGTTTATTGAAATCGATCAGAAAGATTTAAGTGGCGATAAAAACCGTTTAATGATTGAAGTATATAGCAACGATGACCTTATTGAAACTGAAACGGTGAACTTTCTAGGTCCACGAAGTTATAATTAA
- a CDS encoding sulfite exporter TauE/SafE family protein — translation MLWSALILGLLGSFHCVGMCGPIAFMLPVDRSNSTRKVTQITLYHFGRILAYSLIGLVFGLIGKSLYIFGLQQQLSIIIGVLMIVAILIPYKTFNKYNFSKPLHKVISKIKSGLGAALKKKTADTFLTIGFLNGFLPCGLVYMAVFGSLASANAFQGALYMSLFGIGTVPLMTTAIYLGKFLNATIKQRIQKAIPIFVVIIGLLFILRGLGLGIPYLSPAPIVENVSSEIDCH, via the coding sequence ATGTTATGGTCAGCACTTATATTGGGCTTACTAGGTAGTTTTCACTGCGTTGGTATGTGTGGACCTATTGCCTTTATGCTACCCGTAGACCGCAGTAATTCCACTCGAAAAGTTACGCAAATTACTCTATATCATTTTGGGCGTATTTTGGCTTATAGCTTAATTGGACTTGTTTTTGGCCTTATTGGCAAAAGCTTATATATTTTTGGACTCCAACAACAACTCTCTATTATTATAGGAGTTTTAATGATTGTTGCCATTCTTATTCCTTATAAGACATTCAATAAATACAACTTTTCGAAACCGCTACATAAAGTCATTTCAAAAATTAAATCTGGTTTGGGAGCTGCCCTTAAAAAGAAAACAGCCGATACGTTTTTAACTATTGGTTTTCTTAACGGTTTTCTTCCTTGTGGTTTAGTTTATATGGCCGTTTTTGGCTCTTTAGCTAGTGCGAATGCCTTTCAAGGCGCACTCTATATGTCCTTATTTGGAATTGGAACTGTTCCATTAATGACCACCGCTATCTATTTAGGAAAATTTTTAAATGCAACCATTAAACAGCGTATTCAAAAAGCCATTCCGATTTTCGTTGTAATTATTGGGTTGTTATTTATTCTTCGTGGTTTAGGGTTGGGCATACCTTACCTCTCGCCTGCTCCAATTGTTGAAAATGTGTCAAGTGAAATAGATTGTCATTAA
- a CDS encoding FixH family protein — protein MKINWGTGMVLALIGFIAFIMFFVIKMSVDDTYQHDLVTEDYYQQELKVEGNMAREQKGNKLAQNVRVTQSEEGILISFPDSLNASEISGNVILYRPSNKKFDFEVPISLTTQNMLIPEDKLLGGRWNLIIEWEYNGNAYRFKKEIRY, from the coding sequence ATGAAAATAAATTGGGGTACTGGTATGGTGTTAGCATTGATAGGGTTTATTGCCTTTATCATGTTTTTTGTAATTAAGATGAGTGTAGATGATACCTATCAACACGATTTAGTAACCGAAGATTACTACCAACAAGAATTAAAGGTTGAAGGTAATATGGCGCGTGAGCAAAAGGGCAATAAATTAGCCCAAAATGTACGTGTAACACAAAGTGAAGAAGGTATTCTTATAAGCTTCCCAGATTCTTTAAATGCTTCAGAGATATCAGGAAATGTAATTTTATACAGACCATCCAATAAGAAGTTTGATTTTGAGGTACCCATTTCTTTAACGACTCAAAACATGCTTATTCCGGAAGATAAATTATTAGGTGGACGTTGGAATTTAATTATTGAATGGGAATATAACGGAAATGCATATCGCTTCAAGAAAGAAATAAGATACTAG